The Hippocampus zosterae strain Florida chromosome 2, ASM2543408v3, whole genome shotgun sequence genome contains the following window.
GTCGTCCTGCAAGGGGAAATTCAATTTATACTCTGCAACAAAACCAGATCACACACGTCCAGGCATGCAAGGAGAGAGCTACTGTAAGGTAACCAATCTGCATCAATACCTCACATTTTTGCTACATACTCACTGGATGGTGCAGGTGTACCGAATAAAGTGTCTGATGAGTTGATGTCGCTGCCATCCAGACTGATGGATTGCTATGGCGCTGCTATTAAAATTCCAAATGGGTGATAATTAAGGTAATGTGTTTAAATGCAGCATTCACCCTATCCACTTAGATCTTGGAAGACCTCTCTTACGGCAACCTTGCAAGGAATTCGGGCTTAGTGATCTGTCTCAGCAGCAAATGATCAGTGTATATAGGGACAAGTGACGGGGCTTTTGGGGGTGAAGTGTCTAGTCTATTGGAAACCCACATCACTGCGCTGTACCATCAGCAGGTCACTTGTCCTTGTGTGCATCCACTCTGGGTTCACATGATGGTGCAGCTCTTTGACTTCTCCTTGTTGAAGGTGGAGGAAATGATCTCTGTCTTACTGGGCAGGTGTAGGAGTCTCTTGGAGAGACGGCGAACCGGACTGGGCTTGTTGGTCGGCTGGAGTTTGTTCATGCACGCCAAGGCCGCCGCACGAAAAACACTGTGGATGCTCTTCTCTGATGTGAAGGCAGAGCATTCCAGGTATGCCTCGGCTCCAAGCTGCTTGGCCCAGGAACAACCCTGCCGTGATGCAGAATTGCCCTTGATTGTTGAGCCCCCCCACCAACTCGCAATTGAAGTAAAGACACAAGAAGAGGAACTCAAACACACCTGCTCATGGGAGATTGGCGTCTGTTTCTGATTGGACAGCTCCATACGTGTGCACACATCTGTGCGCAGGTCTGTCTTGCAACCTATTAACAGGATCCGAGTGCAGGGGCAAAAGTCCTGGATCTCTGCTTTCCACTACAAAAC
Protein-coding sequences here:
- the LOC127595560 gene encoding rho-related GTP-binding protein Rho6-like is translated as MKERRLPQPFVARCKLVLVGDVQCGKTAMLQVLAKDCYPETYVPTVFENYTASMELDGQRVELSLWDTSGSPYYNNVRPLCYSDSDAVLLCFDISRPDTVDSALKRWKAEIQDFCPCTRILLIGCKTDLRTDVCTRMELSNQKQTPISHEQGCSWAKQLGAEAYLECSAFTSEKSIHSVFRAAALACMNKLQPTNKPSPVRRLSKRLLHLPSKTEIISSTFNKEKSKSCTIM